From a single Capsicum annuum cultivar UCD-10X-F1 chromosome 12, UCD10Xv1.1, whole genome shotgun sequence genomic region:
- the LOC107849074 gene encoding uncharacterized protein LOC107849074: MTSSCIRETAREVLGVSRGQSSKHWGDWWWNEEVKRKVEYKKVAYAKLVASRDKEERQTNKEEYKVSKREANLAVTVAKTAAFERLYADLEEKDGDNKLYRLAKAREKRAHDLDQVKCIKGEDGTMLVEDALIRERWKSYFNKLLNDEGDKGFMLGDLENSEECQNYGYCRYIKVEKVKRAIRRMRRGGVNDKLEMWRQTLESKGFRLSRAKMEYLECKFSDVSQEARVVVKLDSQAIQKMENFKYLGSMI; the protein is encoded by the exons atgACTTCTAGTTGTATTAGGGAGACCGCTAGAGAGGTATTGGGTGTCTCAAGAGGTCAATCTAGCAAACACTGgggagactggtggtggaatgaagaggttaagagaaAGGTAGAAtataagaaggtggcttatgctaagttggttgcgAGCAGGGATAAGGAGGAAAGACAGacgaataaggaggagtataaggtaTCTAAGAGAGAGGCTAATTTAGCAGTTACGGTAGCTAAGACTGCAGCTTTTGAGCGCCTGTATGCGGatttagaggagaaagacggaGATAATAAGTTGTATAGGCTGGCTAAGGCCAGGGAGAAAAGGGCTCATGACCTTGATCAGGTGAAGTGCATCAAAGGTGAGGATGGTACAATGTTAGTGGAGGATGCTCTCATTAGGGAGAGATGGAAGTCCTACTTCAataaacttttgaacgacgagggggacaaaggttttATGTTGGGGGACTTGGAGAATTCTGAGGAGTGTCAAAATTATGGGTATTGTAGGTATATCAAGGTTGAGAAGGTCAAGAGAGCTATTCGCAGGATGAGGCGGG gtggagttaatgataagttggaaatGTGGAGGCAgacgcttgagtctaaaggatttcggcTAAGTAGagccaagatggagtacttggagtgtaagttcagtgatgtCTCGCAGGAGGCtagagtggttgtgaagctagatTCTCAAGCCATTCAGAAGATGGAGAAtttcaagtatctagggtctatgatttag